A part of Schistosoma mansoni strain Puerto Rico chromosome W, complete genome genomic DNA contains:
- a CDS encoding putative ccaat-box DNA binding protein subunit B has protein sequence MYQSSNSNENLNITYPHSYSMSIMKDFELDKYSNGLVSNRKSLIRSNYKMTSYCNSSEKRYNVPVPGSNPNPNDNSKDNDNGNLNSLSHMKLPERPNFTTSTISLIVNVPSLSYVNEYIDDDDEDLSNNEMYKLNLNDNQQICPICNTICTELQQQFDDLQLKRSFNEQLMISTIYNENDILHSNNNNNHNHNMIYNRKIEKTPSISIEYVEDNENIFISSNNSQEQLINQKLSDETKNKCFDNDAAVSMIRITMSNNNNSVLVD, from the exons ATGTATCAATCTTCAAATTCTAATGAAAACTTGAATATAACCTACCCCCATTCGTATTCAATGTCCATAATGAAAGATTTTGAATTAGATAAATATTCTAATGGATTAGTATCAAATCGTAAATCATTAATAAGATCAAATTATAAAATGACTTCATATTGTAATTCATCTGAAAAACGATACAATGTTCCGGTACCAGGTAGTAATCCTAATCCTAATGATAATAGTAAGGATAATGATAATGGGAATTTGAATTCATTATCTCATATGAAATTACCAGAACGACCTAATTTCACTACATCCACAATTTCATTAATTGTAAATGTACCAAGTCTTTCATATGTCAATGAATatatagatgatgatgatgaagatttatcaaataatgaaatgtataaattaaatttaaatgataatcaacaaATATGTCCAATATGTAATACAATTTGTACAGAATTACAACAACAATTTGATGATTTACAATTAAAACGATCTTTTA ATGAACAATTAatgatatcaacaatatataatgaaaatgatatcttgcatagcaacaacaacaacaatcataatcataatatgATTTATAATAGAAAGATTGAAAAGACTCCATCTATttcaatagaatatgttgaaGATAATGAAAATATCTTTATTAGTTCAAATAATTCACAAGAACAATTAATAAATCAGAAATTATCTGATGAAACTAAAAATAAAT GCTTTGATAATGATGCTGCAGTATCTATGATTCGAATTACAAtgtccaataataataatagtgttctTGTTGATTGA